TAGCCCTTAAGGGAACGGGGCAGATAACTATAGGGGCCATCCATTCCCACCCCAAGGCGACCTATTAAAGGCACCAGGTGGTCAAAGTACAGGTAGTAAATATGCTTAAAAATGGTTCGAGAAGGTTTGGCTAATTCCAGGGAAACCACCCGTCCTCCCGGCCGTACCACCCGCCTCATTTCCGCCAGGCCCCGTTTGATATCAGGGAGGTTGCGCAGGCCAAAGGCAATGGTGGCGCAATCAAAAGTATTATCCGGGAAGGGAAGATCCATGGCATTACCTTCTACCAGCTGTACCAAATGGCCGTAGGGACTGGCTGCCAGGCGGCGACGGGCGACCTCAAGCATGCCCGGAGCAAAATCTAGCCCCACTACCTGGCCGCCCGGGGCTACGGCCCGGGCCAGTTCCAAAGAGAGCATACCGGTGCCACAGCAGACATCCAGGGCCTTGTTCCCAGGTGCAAGACCTGCCCGGGCTACGGTAAAGCGGCGCCACCCCCGGTCGCAATTAAAACTTAGAATCGTATTTAACAGGTCGTAGCGGGGAGCAATGTTGTTAAAAATGCCACGTACATATTCCTCTTTGGTCACAGGGCCATCACCCGTTCGACAGGCAGCTCTTCGCTTAATTGAATAACCAGTTCACCAAGGAGCTCCCTTACTGTTCCGGGAGCAAGTTTTTCTACGGCCTGGCTGGCTTTTACGGTTACTGGTTGGCCATTCCACAGCTTGCCTAAAAGTAAGCCTATCTCCTGCCACGCCTGAGCCAACCAGGGTTCGGCCCGACCTAACTGGCTACCCAGGGAAGTCGCCGCGGCAGCCAGGTATTCCCGCATGCGAAAACTTTTGGATGAAGATGGTTTTTCGTGTTGCCGGGCCGCATCCAGGTGTATCTGGCAAATCAATTGGGAAAGGGGTGCCAAAAATTGCAGATTACCATCGCGACAGAGGAGATCAAAAAAACGGGTGTAGAAATAATCTCCTACCAGGGTTTCC
This Moorella sp. E308F DNA region includes the following protein-coding sequences:
- the ubiE gene encoding bifunctional demethylmenaquinone methyltransferase/2-methoxy-6-polyprenyl-1,4-benzoquinol methylase UbiE — its product is MTKEEYVRGIFNNIAPRYDLLNTILSFNCDRGWRRFTVARAGLAPGNKALDVCCGTGMLSLELARAVAPGGQVVGLDFAPGMLEVARRRLAASPYGHLVQLVEGNAMDLPFPDNTFDCATIAFGLRNLPDIKRGLAEMRRVVRPGGRVVSLELAKPSRTIFKHIYYLYFDHLVPLIGRLGVGMDGPYSYLPRSLKGYPHQEEILQYFRDLGLDRASYHELTGGIVAVHVGIKK